In one window of Vulpes vulpes isolate BD-2025 chromosome 1, VulVul3, whole genome shotgun sequence DNA:
- the GINM1 gene encoding glycoprotein integral membrane protein 1 isoform X1, protein MEGSPPAPFALRLLLLAALPAAGWLVTVTQELPLRSRALKDSIRINVTTLKDDGEVSKEQVVLNITYENGQVYVNDFPVNSGVTRISCQTLIVKNENLENSEEKEYFGIVSVRVLVHEWPMTSGSSLQLIVIQEEVVEIDGKQAQQKDVTEIDILVKNQGILRHSNYTLPLEESMLYSISRDSDILFTLPNLSKKVESVSSLQTTSQYPIRNVETTVDEDALPGKLPETPLRAEPPSSYKVMCQWMEKFRKDLCRFWSSVFPVFFMFLNVMVVGIIGAAVVITILKVLFPVCEYKGILQLDKANAIPVTAIHLFPDNPEKKAETLEDKTCI, encoded by the exons ATGGAGGGCTCTCCGCCGGCGCCGTTTGCCCTCCGGCTGCTCCTGCTCGCGGCGCTCCCGGCCGCCGGGTGGCTGGTGACGGTTACCCAAGAGCTGCCACTGCGATCCCGGGCCCTGAAG GACAGCATCAGAATTAATGTAACTACCCTGAAAGATGATGGGGAGGTATCTAAAGAACAG GTTGTTCTTAACATAACCTATGAGAATGGACAGGTATATGTAAATGACTTCCCTGTAAATAGTGGTGTAACGCGAATAAGCTGTCAGACTTTGATAG tgaAGAATGAAAATCTTGAAAATTCggaggaaaaagaatattttggaatTGTCAGTGTAAGGGTTTTAGTTCATGAGTGGCCTATGACCTCTGGTTCCAGTTTGCAACTAATTGTCATTCAAGAAGAGGTAGTAGAAATCGATGGGAAACAA gcTCAACAAAAGGATGTTACTGAAATTGATATTTTAGTTAAGAACCAGGGAATACTCAGACATTCAAACTACACCCTACCTTTGGAGGAAAGCATGCTGTATTCTATTTCCCGAGATAGTGACATTTTATTTACCCTTCCTAACCTCTCCAAAAAAG TAGAAAGTGTTAGCTCATTGCAGACCACCAGCCAGTATCCTATCAGGAATGTGGAAACCACTGTAGATGAAGACGCTTTACCTGGCAAACTACCTGAGACTCCTCTCAGAGCAGAGCCTCCTTCTTCATACAAG GTGATGTGTCAGTGGATGGAAAAGTTCAGAAAAGATCTGTGTCGGTTCTGGAGCAGtgtttttccagtattttttatgTTCCTGAATGTCATGGTGGTTGGAATTATAGGAGCAGCTGTGGTAATAACCATCTTAAAGGTGCTCTTCCCAGTTTGTGAATACAA AGGAATTCTTCAATTGGATAAAGCAAATGCTATACCTGTCACAGCTATCCACTTATTTCCGGATAATCCTGAGAAAAAAGCAGAAACCCTTGAAGATAAAACATGCATTTAA
- the GINM1 gene encoding glycoprotein integral membrane protein 1 isoform X2, which yields MEGSPPAPFALRLLLLAALPAAGWLVTVTQELPLRSRALKDSIRINVTTLKDDGEVSKEQVVLNITYENGQVYVNDFPVNSGVTRISCQTLIVKNENLENSEEKEYFGIVSVRVLVHEWPMTSGSSLQLIVIQEEVVEIDGKQAQQKDVTEIDILVKNQGILRHSNYTLPLEESMLYSISRDSDILFTLPNLSKKESVSSLQTTSQYPIRNVETTVDEDALPGKLPETPLRAEPPSSYKVMCQWMEKFRKDLCRFWSSVFPVFFMFLNVMVVGIIGAAVVITILKVLFPVCEYKGILQLDKANAIPVTAIHLFPDNPEKKAETLEDKTCI from the exons ATGGAGGGCTCTCCGCCGGCGCCGTTTGCCCTCCGGCTGCTCCTGCTCGCGGCGCTCCCGGCCGCCGGGTGGCTGGTGACGGTTACCCAAGAGCTGCCACTGCGATCCCGGGCCCTGAAG GACAGCATCAGAATTAATGTAACTACCCTGAAAGATGATGGGGAGGTATCTAAAGAACAG GTTGTTCTTAACATAACCTATGAGAATGGACAGGTATATGTAAATGACTTCCCTGTAAATAGTGGTGTAACGCGAATAAGCTGTCAGACTTTGATAG tgaAGAATGAAAATCTTGAAAATTCggaggaaaaagaatattttggaatTGTCAGTGTAAGGGTTTTAGTTCATGAGTGGCCTATGACCTCTGGTTCCAGTTTGCAACTAATTGTCATTCAAGAAGAGGTAGTAGAAATCGATGGGAAACAA gcTCAACAAAAGGATGTTACTGAAATTGATATTTTAGTTAAGAACCAGGGAATACTCAGACATTCAAACTACACCCTACCTTTGGAGGAAAGCATGCTGTATTCTATTTCCCGAGATAGTGACATTTTATTTACCCTTCCTAACCTCTCCAAAAAAG AAAGTGTTAGCTCATTGCAGACCACCAGCCAGTATCCTATCAGGAATGTGGAAACCACTGTAGATGAAGACGCTTTACCTGGCAAACTACCTGAGACTCCTCTCAGAGCAGAGCCTCCTTCTTCATACAAG GTGATGTGTCAGTGGATGGAAAAGTTCAGAAAAGATCTGTGTCGGTTCTGGAGCAGtgtttttccagtattttttatgTTCCTGAATGTCATGGTGGTTGGAATTATAGGAGCAGCTGTGGTAATAACCATCTTAAAGGTGCTCTTCCCAGTTTGTGAATACAA AGGAATTCTTCAATTGGATAAAGCAAATGCTATACCTGTCACAGCTATCCACTTATTTCCGGATAATCCTGAGAAAAAAGCAGAAACCCTTGAAGATAAAACATGCATTTAA